Proteins encoded in a region of the Trypanosoma brucei brucei TREU927 chromosome 5, complete sequence genome:
- a CDS encoding glutamine hydrolysing (not ammonia-dependent) carbomoyl phosphate synthase, putative (identical to GP|4210453|dbj|BAA74521.1||AB017765 GATase-CPSase {Trypanosoma cruzi} (PMID:9878395)) has translation MKIGTKAELILHGGECFSGVSFGYEESVAGEVVFTTGMVGYPESLTDPSYHGQILVLTAPMVGNYGIPPLETDPFGVTKYFESMNGEIRVSALVVCECCEEPSHWQMYETLGAWLKRNKVPGIMMVDTRSVVLRLREMGTALGKVVINGADVPFVDPNTRNLVEEVSTIAPQSYGHGTLRILVIDMGVKLNSLRCLLRYDVTLTVVPHDWDITKETYDGLFISNGPGNPQLCTKTIENVRWALTQEKPIFGVCMGNHMLALAAGGTTYKMKFGHRGQNQPSTSNQDGRVVITTQNHGFAVDFKSLPQGDWEEYFFNPNDQCNEGLRHRTKPFSSVQFHPEGCCGPQDTEYLFGEFIDQVKRSKTKLAAQFKPRKVLVLGAGGIVIAQAGEFDYSGSQCLKALREEGVKSILVNPNIATVQTDDEMADQVYFVPVTPEAVERVIEKERPDGIMLGWGGQTALNCGLQLDKLGVLKKYNVQVLGTAISTITVTEDRELFRNALLQINEPVAKSVAVTSVAEALKAAADIGFPMMVRAAFCLGGQGSGIVNSEEELSNKVEVALTVAPQVLLEESVAGWKEIEYEIVRDIHDNCITVCNMENFDPMGVHTGESIVVAPSQTLTNEEYHMLRTAAIKIIRHLGVVGECNIQYGLEPHSRRYVVIEVNARLSRSSALASKATGYPLAHVATKIALGKGLFEIKNGVTKTTMACFEPSLDYVTVKAPRWDVAKFNMVSQEIGSMMKSVGEVMAIGRTFEEAVQKALRMVDPSNNGFDTPKRLAEMGDKWDYMRALRVPTPDRIFAICRALKEGITVDEIHRLTRIDKFFLNKLQLLIEMQRELTTLYRGKLDTITYDHLLAMKAHGFSDVQIAEYLQCTTDDVRKRRYKLNITPKVKQIDTVAGEYPAAQCCYLYTTYNAQHDDVEFNDRMYAVLGCGVYRIGSSVEFDYGGVLVARELRRLGNKVILINYNPETVSTDYDECDRLYFEEVSEETVLDILLKEKISGVIISLGGQIVQNMALRLKEHGLPILGTDPVNVDKAEDRNKFSKMCDQLGVPQPEWILSTSVQDVHAFCQRVGFPTLVRPSYVLSGSAMAVISSPEDIDRYLTKASLVSGTHPVVVSKYYEGAMEYDVDIVAHHGRVLCYAICEHLENAGVHSGDATMFLPPQHTKKEVMKRIYEAATQIAGELDVVGPMNVQFLLTKDEQLRVIEANIRSSRSVPFVSKTLGISFPAVMVSALLSRPDSELVPIRRAKMTHIGCKAPMFSFNRLAGADPILGVEMASTGEIGVFGCDKREVFRKAMLCQNFRYPTKGVFISSDVDAVTEELLPHLEKISKTLPLFASTHTGAVLTKHGIPHTVLTQRHEDGDNPTYEVELAARRFDLVIQLRNKRKDFILRSCTRENAPPDYWVRRLAVDYNVALLTEPNVVKMFCETLDIIGDIEIEPFRYYVPRVYHKIESNNCTMLRHHKVGLCINPTMDSKVLAIRMREEKIDLTCFHASLGGSVTSSEAFAEEFRSLKVPVEVVDLRNEMAELAFDMVMALIAEEDNRWHLPALAEHVIGVHLLTAMQERGVTVVAQCSSQGRKGMNFERYARMLQPKMGVYSPWRDQRMLSDFPTEAEKINFLEKHEVKVQSAAMETHSSICGITCGLGGEVATPTPRMVLPVSKCPATPEFCSIAFRAARCVRINDVDVTPVQALQLANEIAGRNGVGLEHTQNNEMCEAPGMTLLSKALHFIYDVCFDRGNTDAFRMYSRHVSSMLSSRGFVERQTLSSLEAIRHLTADVDGVVDVEVNRGEVIFLKVSHVSRPVKLRLTKIMTDEELEEVFQPGDGTFGDVQW, from the coding sequence ATGAAAATAGGAACAAAAGCTGAGCTCATTTTGCACGGGGGCGAATGTTTTAGCGGAGTTTCATTTGGTTATGAAGAAAGCGTTGCGGGAGAGGTTGTTTTTACCACAGGAATGGTTGGTTATCCTGAAAGTCTTACGGACCCTTCGTATCACGGTCAGATATTAGTGCTTACCGCACCCATGGTCGGAAATTATGGAATCCCTCCACTGGAGACGGATCCTTTTGGAGTAACAAAATACTTCGAGAGCATGAATGGGGAGATTCGTGTGAGTGCGCTCGTCGTTTGCGAATGTTGTGAAGAACCTTCGCATTGGCAGATGTATGAGACACTTGGTGCATGGCTAAAGCGAAATAAGGTACCAGGAATCATGATGGTGGACACTCGCAGTGTTGTACTGAGACTTCGGGAAATGGGTACAGCTCTGGGAAAGGTTGTTATCAACGGCGCTGATGTGCCTTTTGTGGATCCTAATACACGCAACTTGGTAGAAGAAGTGAGCACAATAGCCCCTCAGTCCTATGGGCATGGTACATTGAGGATCCTCGTTATTGATATGGGTGTAAAATTAAATTCGTTGAGGTGCTTACTGCGGTATGATGTCACACTTACTGTTGTGCCACATGATTGGGATATAACGAAGGAAACATATGATGGTTTATTCATTTCTAACGGGCCAGGTAATCCTCAACTGTGTACCAAAACGATTGAAAATGTGCGATGGGCTCTCACTCAAGAAAAACCGATATTCGGTGTTTGCATGGGTAATCACATGTTGGCCCTCGCAGCAGGAGGAACGACGTACAAGATGAAGTTTGGTCACCGAGGTCAGAACCAGCCATCGACATCCAATCAAGATGGACGTGTAGTAATTACAACGCAAAATCACGGGTTTGCCGTAGATTTCAAATCGTTGCCGCAGGGTGATTGGGAAGAGTACTTCTTTAACCCCAATGATCAATGTAATGAAGGGTTACGGCACCGCACGAAGCCCTTTTCATCAGTTCAGTTTCACCCTGAGGGTTGCTGTGGTCCACAGGACACCGAGTACCTTTTCGGAGAGTTTATTGACCAGGTGAAGCGTTCAAAAACGAAGTTGGCAGCACAGTTTAAACCCCGCAAGGTTTTGGTATTGGGTGCTGGCGGCATTGTTATTGCCCAAGCTGGCGAATTCGACTACAGCGGCTCCCAGTGCTTAAAGGCTCTGAGAGAGGAAGGTGTGAAGTCTATATTGGTTAATCCCAACATTGCCACTGTGCAGACAGATGATGAAATGGCTGACCAAGTGTATTTTGTACCCGTCACTCCTGAAGCTGTGGAACGAGTGATTGAGAAGGAGCGTCCAGATGGTATTATGCTCGGATGGGGCGGGCAAACAGCACTCAACTGTGGGTTGCAGTTGGACAAACTTGGTGTCCTCAAAAAGTACAATGTGCAGGTTCTTGGAACAGCTATATCTACAATCACTGTGACCGAGGATAGGGAGCTCTTCCGCAACGCGCTTTTGCAGATAAATGAGCCTGTGGCAAAGTCCGTAGCAGTGACCAGTGTGGCGGAGGCATtaaaagcagcggcagacATCGGATTTCCAATGATGGTGCGAGCGGCTTTTTGCCTCGGTGGTCAAGGTAGCGGCATTGTAAATAGTGAAGAGGAACTGAGTAATAAAGTTGAGGTTGCCCTTACTGTGGCACCTCAAGTCTTACTTGAGGAAAGCGTTGCTGGTTGGAAGGAGATCGAGTACGAAATTGTCCGTGATATCCATGATAATTGCATTACGGTGTGCAACATGGAGAATTTTGACCCCATGGGCGTCCACACAGGGGAGTCCATTGTTGTGGCCCCGTCTCAAACTTTGACAAACGAGGAATATCACATGTTGCGTACCGCAGCGATCAAAATCATCCGTCACCTTGGCGTGGTGGGCGAGTGCAACATTCAATACGGTTTGGAACCCCACTCGCGTCGTTACGTTGTTATTGAGGTAAACGCCCGCCTCTCACGTTCCTCCGCACTTGCGTCTAAGGCCACGGGTTATCCACTCGCACACGTTGCAACCAAAATAGCCCTTGGTAAGGGTCTGTTTGAAATTAAGAATGGTGTTACAAAAACAACGATGGCTTGCTTTGAACCCAGTCTTGATTACGTCACCGTCAAGGCTCCCCGTTGGGATGTGGCAAAGTTCAATATGGTGAGTCAAGAGATCGGGTCCATGATGAAGAGTGTTGGTGAAGTAATGGCCATCGGTCGTACATTTGAGGAGGCCGTGCAGAAGGCACTGCGAATGGTGGATCCATCGAATAACGGCTTTGACACTCCCAAAAGACTTGCTGAAATGGGTGACAAGTGGGACTACATGCGGGCGCTGCGCGTTCCTACGCCAGATCGCATCTTTGCGATTTGCCGTGCCTTGAAGGAAGGCATCACAGTGGATGAAATACATCGGTTAACTCGCATCGACAAATTTTTCCTCAACAAGTTACAACTCCTGATCGAGATGCAGAGGGAACTGACCACGCTATACAGGGGTAAACTGGACACAATCACATATGACCACCTCCTTGCTATGAAAGCGCACGGTTTCAGCGACGTTCAGATTGCTGAGTACCTCCAGTGCACAACTGACGATGTACGGAAACGGCGCTACAAGTTGAACATTACCCCCAAGGTGAAGCAAATCGATACAGTCGCTGGCGAATACCCCGCCGCGCAGTGTTGCTATTTATACACCACCTACAACGCACAACACGATGATGTCGAATTCAACGATCGTATGTACGCCGTGCTTGGTTGTGGTGTGTACCGGATTGGCAGCAGCGTGGAGTTTGACTACGGTGGTGTCTTAGTCGCTCGTGAGCTCCGTCGACTCGGTAACAAAGTGATTTTGATTAATTATAACCCCGAAACAGTGTCCACAGATTATGATGAATGTGACCGCCTGTACTTTGAAGAGGTGTCAGAGGAGACAGTGCTTGACATCCTGCTCAAAGAAAAGATTAGCGGTGTTATCATATCGCTGGGTGGACAAATTGTCCAAAATATGGCCCTTCGATTGAAAGAGCATGGGCTGCCGATCCTTGGGACAGATCCTGTAAACGTTGATAAGGCAGAAGATCGCAACAAATTCTCGAAGATGTGCGATCAACTGGGTGTACCGCAGCCCGAATGGATTTTGTCAACAAGTGTTCAAGATGTTCACGCGTTCTGCCAGCGCGTCGGTTTCCCGACACTTGTGCGACCAAGCTATGTGTTGAGCGGCTCTGCTATGGCTGTCATATCGTCTCCGGAAGATATTGACCGCTACCTCACTAAGGCTTCGTTGGTTTCTGGTACTCATCCTGTTGTGGTGAGCAAGTACTACGAAGGTGCAATGGAATACGACGTTGATATCGTTGCCCATCACGGCCGTGTGCTCTGTTACGCGATTTGCGAGCATTTGGAAAATGCTGGTGTACACTCAGGAGATGCCACGATGTTCCTTCCTCCACAGCACACCAAAAAGGAGGTCATGAAACGCATATACGAAGCAGCCACACAAATTGCCGGAGAGTTGGATGTTGTCGGACCCATGAACGTTCAGTTCTTGCTCACTAAGGACGAGCAGCTGCGCGTGATTGAGGCGAACATCCGCAGCTCACGTTCCGTGCCGTTTGTTTCCAAGACGCTTGGCATATCGTTCCCGGCCGTCATGGTTTCCGCGCTTCTATCGCGTCCCGACTCCGAGCTTGTGCCAATCCGTCGTGCTAAGATGACTCACATTGGTTGTAAGGCTCCTATGTTCTCATTCAACCGACTCGCTGGCGCTGACCCTATCCTCGGTGTGGAGATGGCATCCACGGGTGAAATTGGCGTATTTGGCTGTGACAAACGCGAGGTGTTTCGTAAAGCAATGCTTTGCCAGAATTTCCGGTACCCGACAAAAGGTGTTTTTATCAGCTCTGATGTGGACGCAGTCACTGAGGAGCTCCTCCCCCACCTCGAGAAGATTTCAAAGACGTTACCACTTTTTGCATCAACACACACCGGTGCTGTGCTCACCAAGCACGGCATTCCGCACACTGTCTTAACTCAAAGGCATGAGGATGGTGACAATCCCACATACGAGGTGGAGCTCGCGGCGAGGCGATTTGACCTCGTTATTCAGCTacgaaataaaaggaaagatttCATTCTGCGAAGCTGCACGCGGGAAAATGCACCACCAGACTACTGGGTCCGCCGCCTTGCTGTTGACTACAACGTAGCACTCCTTACCGAGCCCAACGTTGTGAAGATGTTCTGCGAAACCCTTGACATCATTGGTGATATCGAGATCGAACCATTCCGCTACTACGTACCTCGCGTATATCACAAAATAGAGAGCAATAACTGCACTATGCTGCGCCACCACAAGGTTGGTCTCTGTATTAATCCTACGATGGATAGCAAGGTCCTCGCCATACGTATGCGCGAAGAGAAAATCGATCTCACATGCTTCCACGCGTCTCTCGGTGGATCGGTCACGAGCAGCGAGGCCTTTGCTGAGGAGTTCCGGTCACTTAAGGTTCCCGTGGAAGTTGTAGATCTCCGTAACGAAATGGCAGAACTCGCCTTCGATATGGTGATGGCTCTCATCGCAGAAGAAGATAACAGGTGGCACTTGCCGGCGCTGGCTGAACACGTCATTGGCGTGCACCTCCTCACTGCGATGCAGGAGCGCggtgttactgttgttgcacAGTGCTCATCACaagggaggaagggaatgaaTTTTGAACGTTATGCCCGCATGCTTCAGCCGAAGATGGGTGTTTATAGCCCGTGGCGAGACCAACGTATGCTAAGTGATTTCCCTACAGAGGCTGAAAAAATCAATTTTCTTGAAAAACATGAGGTAAAGGTTCAATCAGCAGCGATGGAGACACACAGTAGTATCTGTGGCATTACATGTGGATTGGGCGGCGAAGTCGCCACGCCTACACCACGGATGGTTCTCCCTGTGTCTAAATGTCCCGCCACACCCGAGTTTTGCTCTATTGCATTCCGTGCGGCACGCTGCGTCCGCATCAACGACGTCGATGTCACACCGGTTCAGGCCCTGCAGCTGGCGAACGAAATTGCCGGCCGCAATGGTGTCGGTCTTGAACACACTCAAAACAATGAGATGTGCGAGGCGCCAGGTATGACACTACTTTCCAAAGCTCTGCACTTTATCTATGACGTGTGTTTCGATCGCGGTAACACTGATGCCTTCCGTATGTACTCCCGGCATGTGTCATCCATGCTTTCCTCACGCGGTTTCGTTGAGCGCCAAACACTATCTTCATTGGAGGCTATCCGTCATTTAACAGCGGATGTGGACGGTGTGGTGGATGTGGAAGTGAACCGAGGTGAAGTGATATTCCTAAAGGTATCGCACGTCTCACGGCCCGTAAAGCTTCGACTAACCAAAATCATGACTGACGAAGAGCTCGAGGAGGTGTTCCAACCCGGTGACGGCACGTTCGGTGATGTACAATGGTAG
- a CDS encoding orotidine-5-phosphate decarboxylase/orotate phosphoribosyltransferase, putative (similar to GP:4995976: OMPDCase-OPRTase {Trypanosoma cruzi} (PMID:9878395)), translating into MSSTFFDMLNKRAKTTLLCIGLDPRADTAAAAVLECKRIIDTTSNYAAAYKPNAAFFECFGAAGWSALEEVIAHIPQDIPVLLDAKRGDIADTAEAYAKSAFQRLKVHAITASPYMGGDSLQPFLKYSSKGVFVLCKTSNKGSSELQCLQTNGQSLYETIAERAERVWNYNRNVGLVVGATDPVALSRARACAPTLWILVPGVGAQGGDLKAALQAGLRTDGSGLLINVSRAVTQAKDPRAVAQKLCEDINRIRLRTNNVSEMAGALVASQCVRFGKFTLKSGKTSPIYIDLRRLVTHPLIMRLVARHYARILTTMQFDRIVGLPYAALPIATAISLEMNVPLIYPRRERKDYGTKGLIEGDFQKGDRVVIVDDLVTTGETKVEAIEKLKAAGLHIVSIVVLIDREMGAKKFLGSLGYEFHAVATLSQLLPLWLQQGAITDKQMREVTAFMLESTSKL; encoded by the coding sequence ATGTCCTCTACTTTCTTTGATATGCTTAACAAACGGGCGAAAACCACGTTGCTCTGTATAGGCTTAGACCCACGGGCTGAcactgcagcggcagcagttCTCGAGTGCAAGCGGATTATTGACACCACATCCAACTATGCGGCGGCATATAAGCCTAACGCAGCCTTTTTTGAGTGTTTTGGAGCAGCCGGTTGGTCGGCACTCGAAGAAGTGATCGCTCACATTCCTCAGGACATTCCCGTTTTGTTGGACGCGAAGCGTGGTGATATCGCTGACACGGCAGAGGCATATGCGAAATCTGCCTTCCAACGCCTCAAGGTACACGCCATAACTGCTTCACCATACATGGGGGGTGATTCCCTGCAACCCTTTCTGAAGTACTCATCGAAGGGagtatttgttttgtgtaaAACCTCCAACAAGGGTTCCAGTGAGCTTCAATGCCTACAAACAAATGGGCAGTCTCTATATGAAACCATTGCCGAACGTGCTGAGAGAGTTTGGAATTACAACCGTAATGTCGGTTTGGTTGTTGGTGCCACGGACCCTGTTGCCCTCTCCCGCGCACGAGCATGTGCCCCCACATTGTGGATTTTGGTTCCTGGTGTTGGAGCACAAGGCGGCGACCTGAAGGCAGCACTGCAAGCTGGGCTGCGTACGGACGGGAGCGGTCTGCTAATTAATGTCTCACGTGCAGTAACCCAAGCGAAAGATCCGCGCGCGGTGGCACAAAAGCTCTGCGAGGATATTAACCGTATCCGGCTGCGCACAAACAATGTGTCGGAAATGGCAGGCGCACTTGTGGCATCGCAATGTGTACGCTTTGGTAAGTTCACTCTGAAGTCAGGGAAAACATCGCCCATTTACATTGATCTGCGCCGTCTCGTAACACATCCGTTGATAATGCGTTTGGTGGCCCGTCACTACGCGCGTATATTAACCACTATGCAGTTTGACCGCATTGTGGGTTTGCCCTACGCTGCGCTCCCTATTGCGACCGCCATTTCACTTGAGATGAATGTTCCTCTTATCTACCCACGCCGGGAGAGGAAAGATTATGGTACGAAGGGTCTCATTGAGGGAGATTTTCAGAAAGGCGACCGTGTGGTAATTGTTGACGACCTCGTGACAACAGGTGAGACAAAAGTAGAGGCTATTGAGAAGCTGAAGGCAGCCGGGCTTCATATTGTTTCCATAGTTGTGCTCATTGACCGAGAGATGGGCGCCAAAAAGTTCCTCGGTAGTCTTGGTTATGAGTTCCATGCAGTTGCCACACTTTCTCAATTACTCCCGCTTTGGTTACAGCAAGGCGCCATTACGGATAAGCAGATGCGAGAAGTCACCGCCTTCATGTTGGAATCCACTAGCAAGCTGTAA
- a CDS encoding aspartate carbamoyltransferase, putative (similar to GP:16923277: aspartate carbamoyltransferase (ACTase){Trypanosoma cruzi} (PMID: 12865084)): MAELQPVTSLKGKSIITAAQFTRPDIDALIRLATALKEKICAGEVLRFLEGRIMTPLFFEDSSRTLNSFCAAMARLGGRVVYFKAETSSVNKGETLGDTVRTLDSYSDVLVLRHPKQEAITEAVAKATHPVLNAGNGAGEHPTQALLDVLTIHSELGRVDGSTIAMIGDLKMGRTVHSLLKLLVRNFKMKTIFFVAPDALQMPQDVVDSLKQEIAASGVTIRSSNSLTEEILGQCDVLYATRLQKERFAAAALDEAKALQAFEAAKADIVINAERMKKAKAKMIVMHPLPRNDELCTSVDEDPRAAYFRQMQYGMYMRMAILYSVLA, encoded by the coding sequence ATGGCGGAGCTGCAACCTGTAACTAGTTTGAAGGGGAAGAGCATAATAACCGCAGCTCAGTTCACCCGCCCCGATATTGATGCTCTCATTCGCCTTGCCACTGCACTTAAAGAGAAGATATGTGCGGGAGAGGTGTTACGTTTTCTTGAGGGTCGCATCATGACACCTCTATTCTTTGAGGATTCCTCCCGCACGCTTAATTCCTTTTGTGCGGCCATGGCGAGGCTTGGAGGTCGCGTTGTGTACTTTAAAGCCGAAACCTCCTCCGTGAACAAAGGCGAGACACTCGGGGATACGGTTCGGACGCTGGATTCCTACAGTGACGTACTTGTGCTGCGTCACCCAAAGCAGGAGGCCATTACGGAAGCGGTTGCCAAAGCTACGCATCCCGTTTTGAATGCCGGGAATGGGGCCGGTGAGCACCCAACACAAGCACTTCTCGACGTGTTAACAATACATTCTGAACTGGGCCGCGTTGACGGTAGCACAATCGCGATGATTGGTGATCTTAAGATGGGACGTACGGTCCACTCACTACTGAAGTTGCTGGTGCGTAACTTTAAAATGAAAACCATCTTCTTTGTTGCGCCGGATGCACTTCAAATGCCACAGGATGTGGTGGACTCACTAAAGCAGGAAATAGCAGCAAGTGGCGTGACAATTCGAAGTAGCAACTCGCTGACAGAAGAAATTTTGGGACAATGCGATGTGTTGTACGCCACCCGTCTGCAGAAGGAGCGCTTTGCCGCAGCGGCTCTGGACGAAGCGAAGGCGTTACAGGCATTTGAAGCGGCAAAGGCGGATATCGTTATTAATGCCGAGCGCATGAAGAAGGCGAAGGCGAAGATGATTGTCATGCACCCACTTCCCCGTAATGATGAATTGTGCACCAGTGTGGACGAGGACCCACGCGCGGCATACTTTAGGCAGATGCAGTACGGTATGTATATGCGGATGGCCATACTTTACAGTGTTCTCGCTTAA
- a CDS encoding dihydroorotate dehydrogenase, putative (similar to PIR:T30523: dihydroorotate dehydrogenase (EC 1.3.99.11){Trypanosoma cruzi} (PMID:9878395)): MSLKVNILGHEFSNPFMNAAGVLCTTEEDLRRMTESESGSLIGKSCTLAPRTGNPEPRYFGLPLGSINSMGLPNLGVDFYLSYAAQTHDYSRKPLFLSMSGLSVEESVEMVKKLAPITKEKGTILELNLSCPNVPGKPQVGYDFDTTRTYLQKVSEAYGLPFGVKMPPYFDIAHFDMAAAVLNDFPLVKFITCVNSIGNGLVIDPANETVVIKPKQGFGGLGGKYVLPTALANVNAFFRRCPDKLVFGCGGVYSGEEAFLHILAGASMVQVGTALHDEGPIIFARLNKELQEIMTNKGYKTLDEFRGRVKTMD, from the coding sequence ATGAGTTTGAAAGTTAATATTCTCGGACATGAGTTTTCCAACCCGTTTATGAATGCTGCGGGAGTTCTCTGCACAACAGAGGAGGACTTGCGTCGCATGACGGAGAGCGAAAGTGGTTCACTTATTGGAAAGAGTTGCACACTCGCCCCTCGTACGGGTAATCCTGAGCCACGCTATTTTGGTTTGCCACTAGGGAGTATTAACTCAATGGGGCTTCCAAACCTTGGTGTCGACTTTTATTTGAGTTATGCTGCACAGACGCACGATTACAGTAGGAAGCCGCTGTTCCTCTCCATGTCCGGCTTGTCTGTAGAGGAGAGCGTGGAGATGGTGAAGAAACTCGCTCCGAtaacgaaggaaaagggtaCCATTCTTGAACTAAACCTCTCTTGCCCGAATGTACCTGGGAAACCACAGGTCGGATATGACTTTGACACAACACGTACGTATCTTCAGAAGGTGTCTGAGGCATACGGTTTACCGTTTGGGGTGAAGATGCCACCCTATTTTGATATTGCTCACTTTGACATGGCAGCCGCCGTGCTAAACGATTTTCCTCTCGTGAAGTTTATCACGTGTGTGAACAGTATCGGGAACGGCCTCGTCATCGATCCAGCCAACGAGACAGTCGTGATAAAACCTAAGCAGGGATTCGGTGGACTTGGAGGGAAATACGTTCTCCCAACTGCACTAGCGAATGTGAATGCCTTTTTCCGTCGTTGCCCCGACAAGTTGGTGTTCGGATGTGGCGGTGTTTACAGTGGAGAAGAAGCTTTTCTACACATCCTCGCCGGTGCCTCTATGGTACAAGTCGGCACTGCTCTGCATGATGAAGGTCCCATCATATTTGCTCGACTCAACAAGGAACTGCAAGAAATTATGACAAACAAGGGGTATAAAACCCTTGATGAGTTCCGCGGACGCGTGAAGACGATGGATTGA